ACGCGGACGCCGCCGATCCCGCGAGCGACGAGATGTACGAGCTCGACGATGAGGAGCGCGAGGAGATAGAGTCCGAGTTCGGCACCGACTTCGCGACCGGCTCCGAGGTCGACGAGCCCGGGGAGGCCGACATCGACGTGCCCGACCCGGAGGAGCTACAGGAGACGCCGGAGGACGCCGCGGCGGCCGACCTCGACACCGATCTCGCCGAAACGGAAGCGGTGGACGACGACGCGACCGGCGGATCGGCCGGAGGCGACGAACCGGACGCGGCCGCCGAGCCGGATGAGGGCGACGCGGCCGCCGAGGACGTCGACCTCGAGGACGCCGTCATCGACGCCATGGGCGCGCTCGACGACGGCGACGGCGCCGACCGCGAGGCCGTCGTCGAGCGCGTGGTCGACGAGCACGGCGTCGCCGCCGACCCGGTCGAGGACGCGATCCAGGACACGCTGATGAGCGGGAAGTGTTACGAGCCCGGCGACGGGGTGCTCAAGCCGATCTGATGGCGCGTGGCGAGCCGGTCAGCGTCGAGCCGATCGTCGGCGAACCCGCCGCCGTGGCCGACCTCGGCGGCGAGCGCGCGCTGCTCGTCGCCGACGTCCACGCCGGCATCGAGGTCGGCCTCCGCTACGAGCGAGGGGTCGAGCTCGACGACCGGGCCGACGAGCGCCGCGAGCGGCTCTGCGCGCTCCTCGCCGAGACCGACGCCGACCGGCTCGTCGTCCTCGGCGACCTCGCCCACCGCATCGCGGCGCCAGAGGGCGACGAGCGCGAGGAGCTGGAGACTCTGATCCGGGCGGTGACCGACCGGGTCCCAATGACGCTCGTCGAGGGGAACCACGACGCGGGCGTCGCTGAGGCGTTCGCCGACGACCTCGACGTGATCGGGGGCGGCGGCGGCGTTATCGGAGGCGGAGGCGCCCGCGAAGCGGACGGAGAGAGCAGCCGGACCGGCCGCGTCGCGGTCCTCCACGGCCACACGTGGCCGGATCCGGCGCTGCTCGACGCCGATGTGGTGTGTATGGGCCACGAGCACCCGCAGGTGCGGCTGGAGGACGCGGTCGGCGGCTCGCGCGTGGAGCGCGCGTGGCTCCGCGGCCGGCTCGATCCGGCGGCGTTCGTCGATGACGACGGTTCGACGGCAGCCGCCTCCGGCGACCCGCCCGAACTCGTCGTCTTCCCGGCGTTCAACGAGCGCTCCGGGGGGACGTGGGTGAACGTCGACGGGCAGTCGTTCCTCGCGCCGTTCCTCCCCGACGCGCTCCCGGCGGGCGACGCGTACCTGCTCGACGGGACTCGGCTCGGCGACTTCCGGCGGATCTGAGGGGGCCGTCGAGCGCGCCGACCCGTTTCCTCGCCGCGCCCCTCGCCGAGAGCGTTTTCCCCCGGGAGGCGGAACGCGGGCCATGGTCACCGACCGCGCGCCGACCGAGATCGACGAGGCGGGGCGGCACTGGCTCCGAGTCAAGGGCGTGACGGGGTTCCCGCGGGAGGCCCGCGACGGCTACTTCCCGAGACACGGGGTGACGCGGCCCGCGGCGACGACGGAGGCGGACCTGCCGGCGGTCGACCGAGGGCGGGAGGACGCGCTCCCGGCCGACGCCGAGACCGTCGCCGACGCCGACCGGCTCGCGCTCGAAACGACGTACCTGAGCGGAAAGTGGCTGATCGAGCGCCCGCCCGAGACGGTCGACGAGCTCTGGGAGGGTGTGGTCGACGACGTCGCGGCCGAGCGGTTCTGGGACGCGAAGGTCACGACGCTGGCGGGGTGCGAGGCGTTCGGCGAGACGGACCACGCCGTGCTCGTGTTCACGCCCAACTACTTCGACCGGGAGGACGTCGACCGGGTGCGACGCCGGCTCAGAGAGGCCCACGGGGTGACCGAGGCGATCCGGTACCGACCCGACGTGTACACGCTCGACGGGGCCCACGAGGAGCGGCTCGGCGGGCTCACCGACTCGGCGGCGTCGCGGTTCCGGGCCTGAGAGGCCGTTGCGAGGCGGGCCGTCTAGCTACTCGACCGGCCGGAACCGGAAGCCGTCCCACTCCTGGCTCTCCGGCTCGCGGATCCCCGCGCCCGGCTCCCTGAGGTCGTCGGCGTAGACCGGTTCGACGCGGTCGCCGATGTCGACGTCGACGTCGCCGGACTCGCCGGCGTCGTCAGCGTCCGCGCGCGGCGCGACCTGCCCGAGCGCCCGGACCACCGGGCCGTCGTACTCCTCGCCCATGTCGAACTCGACGATCGCGAGGGTGTTGGGCTCGCGGACGCCCGGCGGTGTCGCCGTCGACGTCGTCCACGTGACGACGCGACCCTCGCGCTCGCGGAGGTCGACCGTCCCGACCCGCTCGGCGCCGTTCGGGCTCACGGTGTGGGGCGGGTAGGTGACCGTCCCGTCCGCGTACTCGGCCGCCTCGAAGGTCTGGTCGTCCGTCTGAGTGTTCTCGCTCATTGGCTTCCCTCCAGGATCGCGGTGGTCACGCAGTTCCCGAACCCGCCGACGTTGCAGGCGAGGCCCGTGTCGGCCTCCACCTGCCGGGGGCCGGCGTTCCCGGTGACCTGCTGATAGATCTCGTACACCTGTGCGACGCCGCTGGCCCCGAGCGGGTGACCCTTGGACTTGAGCCCGCCGGAGGTGTTGATCGGGAGGTCGCCGTCGCGGTCGGTGACCCCCTCCTCGACCGCCCTCCACCCCTCGCCCTTCTCGAAGAAGCCGAGGTCCTCGCTCTGGAGGAACTCGAGGATCGTGAACATGTCGTGGAGCTCCGCGACGTCGACGTCGTCCGGGCCGATCCCGGCCATCTCGTAGGCGATCTCCGAGGAGTCGACGACGCCGCCCATCGTCGTCGGGTCCGCGCGCTCGTGGACGACGTGGGTGTCGGTCGCGCCGCCGATCCCCGAGATCACCGCGTACTCACTCTCCGGGGCGTACTCCTCGGCGACGGACTCGGGACAGAACACGAGCGCCGCGGAGCCGTCCGTGATCGGGCAGAAGTCGTACAGCCGGAGGGGGTCGGCGACGATCGGCGAGTCGAGCACCGTGTCGAGGTCAACCTCCTTCCGGAATTGCGCGTGAGGGTTGTCCACGCCGTTGGCGTGGTTCTTCACCGCGACCTTCCCGAGGCTCTCTCGCGGCGCGTCGTACTCGTCGAGGTAGAGCCGGGCGGTGAGCCCCGCGAACGAGGGGAGCGTGACGCCGTGCTTGTACTCGACCGGGTGCGTGAGCGACGCGATCACGTCGGTCGCCTCCGACGTCGTCCGGTGGGTCATCTTCTCGCCGCCGACGAGCATGGTGAGGTCGCTCGCGCCGGAGGCGACCGACTGCCACGCGGCGTACACGCCCGCGCCTCCCGACGAGGAGGTCTGGTCGATCCGGGCGGTG
Above is a window of Halorubrum depositum DNA encoding:
- a CDS encoding metallophosphoesterase, which translates into the protein MARGEPVSVEPIVGEPAAVADLGGERALLVADVHAGIEVGLRYERGVELDDRADERRERLCALLAETDADRLVVLGDLAHRIAAPEGDEREELETLIRAVTDRVPMTLVEGNHDAGVAEAFADDLDVIGGGGGVIGGGGAREADGESSRTGRVAVLHGHTWPDPALLDADVVCMGHEHPQVRLEDAVGGSRVERAWLRGRLDPAAFVDDDGSTAAASGDPPELVVFPAFNERSGGTWVNVDGQSFLAPFLPDALPAGDAYLLDGTRLGDFRRI
- a CDS encoding putative phosphothreonine lyase domain-containing protein encodes the protein MVTDRAPTEIDEAGRHWLRVKGVTGFPREARDGYFPRHGVTRPAATTEADLPAVDRGREDALPADAETVADADRLALETTYLSGKWLIERPPETVDELWEGVVDDVAAERFWDAKVTTLAGCEAFGETDHAVLVFTPNYFDREDVDRVRRRLREAHGVTEAIRYRPDVYTLDGAHEERLGGLTDSAASRFRA
- a CDS encoding Zn-ribbon domain-containing OB-fold protein, with the translated sequence MSENTQTDDQTFEAAEYADGTVTYPPHTVSPNGAERVGTVDLREREGRVVTWTTSTATPPGVREPNTLAIVEFDMGEEYDGPVVRALGQVAPRADADDAGESGDVDVDIGDRVEPVYADDLREPGAGIREPESQEWDGFRFRPVE
- a CDS encoding thiolase family protein; translation: MERVAIIGASMTRFGQRDAWVQELLAEAGAAALDDAGIDGDDLDHLYVSNMASGEFEGRTGVPNALAHDLAATGAYTARIDQTSSSGGAGVYAAWQSVASGASDLTMLVGGEKMTHRTTSEATDVIASLTHPVEYKHGVTLPSFAGLTARLYLDEYDAPRESLGKVAVKNHANGVDNPHAQFRKEVDLDTVLDSPIVADPLRLYDFCPITDGSAALVFCPESVAEEYAPESEYAVISGIGGATDTHVVHERADPTTMGGVVDSSEIAYEMAGIGPDDVDVAELHDMFTILEFLQSEDLGFFEKGEGWRAVEEGVTDRDGDLPINTSGGLKSKGHPLGASGVAQVYEIYQQVTGNAGPRQVEADTGLACNVGGFGNCVTTAILEGSQ